From a region of the Hemibagrus wyckioides isolate EC202008001 linkage group LG14, SWU_Hwy_1.0, whole genome shotgun sequence genome:
- the caprin2 gene encoding caprin-2 isoform X3, with the protein MVQLFSVRSSDATALSESTEERDGGLDGSPSAGSPHSLTALQLALNPSAAVYHGYETYIEDGLICLKHKIRNIEKKKLKLEGYRMRLENGETLNQDQMDAVGRYEEVVHNLTFAKELQKTLCTLTQDLLKAQRKAMRREQVQRAEEEQRRLSVMLQVQYVLCSLQRHDVRKTFSTCEHARLLSAQEVEKLLNLASLLACKRDESMRLEDQMEQASLVYLDLLDGIDKPVAGSTYKWLKEKLLSLVDSGLFDRIPEPEKDTKKSDEEQTPDASSTSGTLPVGVGLKSVDVASRQFLNRCYITERDLTGEEMKVQSPTWKSEFLAMKEQEPPDSWDMEFSDPPASSKTVLQKPWKGATGFIPKSVVTVRSAAESKQKRQLKNKGSQGSKSDGEIKKAVPVEVFNSPSSLAKDPALRRQQLDHLMDQITGSFSFIQDSLLDGEATPGNGRSRALRLSPGSSPLALREQKMIPADIMPPPQNSTPIHGHQHSGDAQSPLSNGDQLTDTSDLKLHSEDGPHTAKQPLSNGEVPTNVLAQTFTPPPSRRSLPATSTASFSSLHSVFSGEVPMTRSSEVKTGESGFLGSVCLSYSTPSTLSHSTASTQTPPELSLPQDDLQMESAYLSESDISATSQVYSSPGPNSAPQSQSSLVQHYYPRSTLRGMTHGARGLSHSSLRSPGASRGGYEVHRVNIRAPGGGFSAHSHREPGSALYTSQENGYQTSHKRTGGTAARRNSSVAGWSDSSQVSSPDREGTYIIDSAHGDTLTITASGMPITGPPPHALMPVYPQIRVAFSAARATNLAPGTLDQPIAFDLLHSNLGGAFDAPSGHFSCPAAGTYVFFFHILKLAISVPLYVNLMRNDEVVASAYANDGAPDHETASNHAVLPLRVGDHIWLRLHRGAIYGSSWKYSTFSGFLLYPD; encoded by the exons ATGGTTCAGCTGTTCTCGGTTCGATCCTCGGACGCCACGGCTCTCTCCGAGTCGACGGAAGAAAGGGATGGCGGGCTGGATGGCAGCCCGAGTGCAGGATCTCCTCACTCGCTCACAGCCCTGCAGCTCGCCCTGAACCCCTCAGCCGCCGTCTACCACGGATACGAGACCTACATCGAAGATGGGCTCATCTGCCTCAAGCACAAGATCCGCAACATCGAGAAAAAGAAG CTCAAGCTGGAAGGCTACCGAATGCGGCTGGAGAATGGTGAAACGCTGAATCAAGACCAAATG GATGCGGTAGGGAGGTATGAAGAAGTGGTTCACAACCTGACGTTTGCCAAAGAGTTACAGAAAACCCTCTGCACTCTCACTCAGGAT CTGTTGAAGGCTCAGAGGAAGGCCATGCGGCGTGAGCAGGTCCAGAGGGCTGAGGAGGAACAGAGGCGTTTAAGTGTGATGCTTCAGGTGCAGTACGTCCTCTGCAGCCTCCAGAGACACGACGTTAGGAAAACCTTCAGCACGTGTGAACATGCTCGCCTCCTGTCTGCACAGGAAGTAGAGAAGCTGCTGAACTTGGCTTCGTTGTTGGCCTGCAAACGGGATGAGAGCATGAG ATTAGAGGATCAGATGGAACAGGCCTCCCTTGTTTACTTGGACCTACTGGATGGCATTGACAAACCAGTTGCTGGCTCAACAT ATAAATGGCTGAAGGAAAAGCTGCTCAGTCTGGTGGACTCTGGTTTATTTGATCGCATCCCAGAGCCTGAAAAAGACACCAAGAAGAGCGACGAGGAACAGACTCCTGATGCTTCGTCTACATCGGGCACGCTACCTG TGGGGGTCGGTTTGAAATCCGTTGACGTGGCTTCACGGCAG TTTTTAAACAGATGCTACATAACGGAGCGGGACCTCACTGGTGAGGAGATGAAGGTGCAGTCACCAACCTGGAAGTCAGAGTTTTTAGCTATGAAGGAACAGGAACCACCAGACTCTTGGGATATGGAGTTTTCTGATCCTCCAGCATCTTCCAAAACAGTGTTACAGAAGCCTTGGAAAGGAGCAACAGGGTTCATCCCCAAATCAGTAGTCACTGTGAGGTCTGCTGCTGAGAGCAAACAG AAACGGCAGCTGAAAAATAAAGGAAGCCAAGGCTCAAAATCA GATGGTGAGATTAAGAAGGCTGTACCTGTGGAGGTCTTTAACTCTCCATCCTCTCTGGCTAAAGATCCTGCCTTGCGCAGACAGCAGCTGGATCACCTGATGGACCAGATCACTGGCTCTTTCAGCTTTATTCAG GACTCTTTGTTGGATGGAGAAGCCACGCCCGGAAACGGTCGAAGCAGAGCGCTGCGTCTATCTCCTGGCTCCTCCCCTCTTG CTCTGAGAGAACAGAAGATGATCCCAGCAGATATCATGCCACCACCTCAGAAT TCGACTCCTATTCATGGCCACCAGCATTCTGGAGATGCCCAAAGCCCTCTGTCTAATGGAGATCAGCTCACCGACACCTCAGACCTGAAGCTGCACTCTGAAGATGGACCACAC ACAGCAAAGCAGCCACTCTCTAATGGAGAAGTTCCCACGAATGTTCTGGCACAGACCTTCACCCCTCCACCCAGCAGACGATCTCTACCTGCAACCAGCACCGCGTCCTTCAGCAGCCTGCACTCC GTGTTTAGCGGCGAGGTTCCTATGACCAGGAGCTCAGAAGTGAAAACTGGTGAAAGTGGCTTTTTAGGGTCAGTGTGTCTGAGTTACAGTACACCAAGCACGCTAAGCCACTCCACCGCTAGCACACAGACCCCCCCGGAGCTCAGCCTGCCGCAAGACGACCTGCAGATGG AGAGTGCATACCTGTCAGAAAGCGACATCAGTGCAACCAGTCAGGTTTATTCATCTCCTGGTCCAAATTCCGCCCCTCAGTCTCAGTCTAGTCTTGTGCAGCATTATTACCCCCGCAGTACGCTCAGAGGTATGACACATGGTGCAAGAGgactctctcactcctcacttCGCTCACCTGGGGCTTCTAGAG gtgGCTATGAGGTGCACAGAGTAAATATACGTGCCCCCGGAGGAGGCTTCAGTGCCCACTCCCACCGTGAGCCTGGATCTGCTCTCTACACCTCCCAG GAAAATGGGTATCAGACAAGTCATAAACGTACTGGAGGCACAGCAGCTCGGAGAAACAGCTCAGTTG caggTTGGAGCGACTCCTCCCAGGTGAGCAGCCCAGACCGTGAGGGCACCTACATAATCGACTCTGCTCATGGTGACACTCTGACCATCACGGCTTCTGGCATGCCCATCACTGGCCCTCCTCCTCACGCCCTGATGCCTGTGTACCCGCAAATTCGTGTGGCCTTTTCAGCAGCCCGTGCCACCAACTTGGCCCCAGGCACTCTGGACCAGCCCATTGCCTTCGATCTTCTCCACAGCAATTTAGGTGGTGCATTTGATGCACCCTCTGGTCACTTTTCCTGTCCGGCAGCAGGCACATATGTCTTCTTTTTCCACATCCTTAAGCTGGCCATCAGTGTGCCACTTTACGTCAATCTGATGCGCAATGATGAGGTCGTAGCTTCGGCGTACGCCAACGACGGTGCACCTGACCATGAGACGGCCAGCAACCACGCTGTCCTGCCTCTGCGTGTCGGCGATCACATCTGGCTACGCCTCCACCGTGGCGCCATCTACGGTAGTAGCTGGAAGTACAGCACCTTCTCAGGCTTCCTGCTCTACCCGGATTGA
- the caprin2 gene encoding caprin-2 isoform X4: MRETRTMVQLFSVRSSDATALSESTEERDGGLDGSPSAGSPHSLTALQLALNPSAAVYHGYETYIEDGLICLKHKIRNIEKKKLKLEGYRMRLENGETLNQDQMDAVGRYEEVVHNLTFAKELQKTLCTLTQDLLKAQRKAMRREQVQRAEEEQRRLSVMLQVQYVLCSLQRHDVRKTFSTCEHARLLSAQEVEKLLNLASLLACKRDESMRLEDQMEQASLVYLDLLDGIDKPVAGSTYKWLKEKLLSLVDSGLFDRIPEPEKDTKKSDEEQTPDASSTSGTLPVGVGLKSVDVASRQFLNRCYITERDLTGEEMKVQSPTWKSEFLAMKEQEPPDSWDMEFSDPPASSKTVLQKPWKGATGFIPKSVVTVRSAAESKQKRQLKNKGSQGSKSDGEIKKAVPVEVFNSPSSLAKDPALRRQQLDHLMDQITGSFSFIQDSLLDGEATPGNGRSRALRLSPGSSPLALREQKMIPADIMPPPQNSTPIHGHQHSGDAQSPLSNGDQLTDTSDLKLHSEDGPHTAKQPLSNGEVPTNVLAQTFTPPPSRRSLPATSTASFSSLHSVFSGEVPMTRSSEVKTGESGFLGSVCLSYSTPSTLSHSTASTQTPPELSLPQDDLQMESAYLSESDISATSQVYSSPGPNSAPQSQSSLVQHYYPRSTLRGGYEVHRVNIRAPGGGFSAHSHREPGSALYTSQENGYQTSHKRTGGTAARRNSSVAGWSDSSQVSSPDREGTYIIDSAHGDTLTITASGMPITGPPPHALMPVYPQIRVAFSAARATNLAPGTLDQPIAFDLLHSNLGGAFDAPSGHFSCPAAGTYVFFFHILKLAISVPLYVNLMRNDEVVASAYANDGAPDHETASNHAVLPLRVGDHIWLRLHRGAIYGSSWKYSTFSGFLLYPD, encoded by the exons ATGAG AGAGACACGGACCATGGTTCAGCTGTTCTCGGTTCGATCCTCGGACGCCACGGCTCTCTCCGAGTCGACGGAAGAAAGGGATGGCGGGCTGGATGGCAGCCCGAGTGCAGGATCTCCTCACTCGCTCACAGCCCTGCAGCTCGCCCTGAACCCCTCAGCCGCCGTCTACCACGGATACGAGACCTACATCGAAGATGGGCTCATCTGCCTCAAGCACAAGATCCGCAACATCGAGAAAAAGAAG CTCAAGCTGGAAGGCTACCGAATGCGGCTGGAGAATGGTGAAACGCTGAATCAAGACCAAATG GATGCGGTAGGGAGGTATGAAGAAGTGGTTCACAACCTGACGTTTGCCAAAGAGTTACAGAAAACCCTCTGCACTCTCACTCAGGAT CTGTTGAAGGCTCAGAGGAAGGCCATGCGGCGTGAGCAGGTCCAGAGGGCTGAGGAGGAACAGAGGCGTTTAAGTGTGATGCTTCAGGTGCAGTACGTCCTCTGCAGCCTCCAGAGACACGACGTTAGGAAAACCTTCAGCACGTGTGAACATGCTCGCCTCCTGTCTGCACAGGAAGTAGAGAAGCTGCTGAACTTGGCTTCGTTGTTGGCCTGCAAACGGGATGAGAGCATGAG ATTAGAGGATCAGATGGAACAGGCCTCCCTTGTTTACTTGGACCTACTGGATGGCATTGACAAACCAGTTGCTGGCTCAACAT ATAAATGGCTGAAGGAAAAGCTGCTCAGTCTGGTGGACTCTGGTTTATTTGATCGCATCCCAGAGCCTGAAAAAGACACCAAGAAGAGCGACGAGGAACAGACTCCTGATGCTTCGTCTACATCGGGCACGCTACCTG TGGGGGTCGGTTTGAAATCCGTTGACGTGGCTTCACGGCAG TTTTTAAACAGATGCTACATAACGGAGCGGGACCTCACTGGTGAGGAGATGAAGGTGCAGTCACCAACCTGGAAGTCAGAGTTTTTAGCTATGAAGGAACAGGAACCACCAGACTCTTGGGATATGGAGTTTTCTGATCCTCCAGCATCTTCCAAAACAGTGTTACAGAAGCCTTGGAAAGGAGCAACAGGGTTCATCCCCAAATCAGTAGTCACTGTGAGGTCTGCTGCTGAGAGCAAACAG AAACGGCAGCTGAAAAATAAAGGAAGCCAAGGCTCAAAATCA GATGGTGAGATTAAGAAGGCTGTACCTGTGGAGGTCTTTAACTCTCCATCCTCTCTGGCTAAAGATCCTGCCTTGCGCAGACAGCAGCTGGATCACCTGATGGACCAGATCACTGGCTCTTTCAGCTTTATTCAG GACTCTTTGTTGGATGGAGAAGCCACGCCCGGAAACGGTCGAAGCAGAGCGCTGCGTCTATCTCCTGGCTCCTCCCCTCTTG CTCTGAGAGAACAGAAGATGATCCCAGCAGATATCATGCCACCACCTCAGAAT TCGACTCCTATTCATGGCCACCAGCATTCTGGAGATGCCCAAAGCCCTCTGTCTAATGGAGATCAGCTCACCGACACCTCAGACCTGAAGCTGCACTCTGAAGATGGACCACAC ACAGCAAAGCAGCCACTCTCTAATGGAGAAGTTCCCACGAATGTTCTGGCACAGACCTTCACCCCTCCACCCAGCAGACGATCTCTACCTGCAACCAGCACCGCGTCCTTCAGCAGCCTGCACTCC GTGTTTAGCGGCGAGGTTCCTATGACCAGGAGCTCAGAAGTGAAAACTGGTGAAAGTGGCTTTTTAGGGTCAGTGTGTCTGAGTTACAGTACACCAAGCACGCTAAGCCACTCCACCGCTAGCACACAGACCCCCCCGGAGCTCAGCCTGCCGCAAGACGACCTGCAGATGG AGAGTGCATACCTGTCAGAAAGCGACATCAGTGCAACCAGTCAGGTTTATTCATCTCCTGGTCCAAATTCCGCCCCTCAGTCTCAGTCTAGTCTTGTGCAGCATTATTACCCCCGCAGTACGCTCAGAG gtgGCTATGAGGTGCACAGAGTAAATATACGTGCCCCCGGAGGAGGCTTCAGTGCCCACTCCCACCGTGAGCCTGGATCTGCTCTCTACACCTCCCAG GAAAATGGGTATCAGACAAGTCATAAACGTACTGGAGGCACAGCAGCTCGGAGAAACAGCTCAGTTG caggTTGGAGCGACTCCTCCCAGGTGAGCAGCCCAGACCGTGAGGGCACCTACATAATCGACTCTGCTCATGGTGACACTCTGACCATCACGGCTTCTGGCATGCCCATCACTGGCCCTCCTCCTCACGCCCTGATGCCTGTGTACCCGCAAATTCGTGTGGCCTTTTCAGCAGCCCGTGCCACCAACTTGGCCCCAGGCACTCTGGACCAGCCCATTGCCTTCGATCTTCTCCACAGCAATTTAGGTGGTGCATTTGATGCACCCTCTGGTCACTTTTCCTGTCCGGCAGCAGGCACATATGTCTTCTTTTTCCACATCCTTAAGCTGGCCATCAGTGTGCCACTTTACGTCAATCTGATGCGCAATGATGAGGTCGTAGCTTCGGCGTACGCCAACGACGGTGCACCTGACCATGAGACGGCCAGCAACCACGCTGTCCTGCCTCTGCGTGTCGGCGATCACATCTGGCTACGCCTCCACCGTGGCGCCATCTACGGTAGTAGCTGGAAGTACAGCACCTTCTCAGGCTTCCTGCTCTACCCGGATTGA
- the caprin2 gene encoding caprin-2 isoform X2, with translation MRETRTMVQLFSVRSSDATALSESTEERDGGLDGSPSAGSPHSLTALQLALNPSAAVYHGYETYIEDGLICLKHKIRNIEKKKLKLEGYRMRLENGETLNQDQMDAVGRYEEVVHNLTFAKELQKTLCTLTQDLLKAQRKAMRREQVQRAEEEQRRLSVMLQVQYVLCSLQRHDVRKTFSTCEHARLLSAQEVEKLLNLASLLACKRDESMRLEDQMEQASLVYLDLLDGIDKPVAGSTYKWLKEKLLSLVDSGLFDRIPEPEKDTKKSDEEQTPDASSTSGTLPVGVGLKSVDVASRQFLNRCYITERDLTGEEMKVQSPTWKSEFLAMKEQEPPDSWDMEFSDPPASSKTVLQKPWKGATGFIPKSVVTVRSAAESKQKRQLKNKGSQGSKSDGEIKKAVPVEVFNSPSSLAKDPALRRQQLDHLMDQITGSFSFIQDSLLDGEATPGNGRSRALRLSPGSSPLALREQKMIPADIMPPPQNSTPIHGHQHSGDAQSPLSNGDQLTDTSDLKLHSEDGPHTAKQPLSNGEVPTNVLAQTFTPPPSRRSLPATSTASFSSLHSVFSGEVPMTRSSEVKTGESGFLGSVCLSYSTPSTLSHSTASTQTPPELSLPQDDLQMESAYLSESDISATSQVYSSPGPNSAPQSQSSLVQHYYPRSTLRGMTHGARGLSHSSLRSPGASRGGYEVHRVNIRAPGGGFSAHSHREPGSALYTSQENGYQTSHKRTGGTAARRNSSVGWSDSSQVSSPDREGTYIIDSAHGDTLTITASGMPITGPPPHALMPVYPQIRVAFSAARATNLAPGTLDQPIAFDLLHSNLGGAFDAPSGHFSCPAAGTYVFFFHILKLAISVPLYVNLMRNDEVVASAYANDGAPDHETASNHAVLPLRVGDHIWLRLHRGAIYGSSWKYSTFSGFLLYPD, from the exons ATGAG AGAGACACGGACCATGGTTCAGCTGTTCTCGGTTCGATCCTCGGACGCCACGGCTCTCTCCGAGTCGACGGAAGAAAGGGATGGCGGGCTGGATGGCAGCCCGAGTGCAGGATCTCCTCACTCGCTCACAGCCCTGCAGCTCGCCCTGAACCCCTCAGCCGCCGTCTACCACGGATACGAGACCTACATCGAAGATGGGCTCATCTGCCTCAAGCACAAGATCCGCAACATCGAGAAAAAGAAG CTCAAGCTGGAAGGCTACCGAATGCGGCTGGAGAATGGTGAAACGCTGAATCAAGACCAAATG GATGCGGTAGGGAGGTATGAAGAAGTGGTTCACAACCTGACGTTTGCCAAAGAGTTACAGAAAACCCTCTGCACTCTCACTCAGGAT CTGTTGAAGGCTCAGAGGAAGGCCATGCGGCGTGAGCAGGTCCAGAGGGCTGAGGAGGAACAGAGGCGTTTAAGTGTGATGCTTCAGGTGCAGTACGTCCTCTGCAGCCTCCAGAGACACGACGTTAGGAAAACCTTCAGCACGTGTGAACATGCTCGCCTCCTGTCTGCACAGGAAGTAGAGAAGCTGCTGAACTTGGCTTCGTTGTTGGCCTGCAAACGGGATGAGAGCATGAG ATTAGAGGATCAGATGGAACAGGCCTCCCTTGTTTACTTGGACCTACTGGATGGCATTGACAAACCAGTTGCTGGCTCAACAT ATAAATGGCTGAAGGAAAAGCTGCTCAGTCTGGTGGACTCTGGTTTATTTGATCGCATCCCAGAGCCTGAAAAAGACACCAAGAAGAGCGACGAGGAACAGACTCCTGATGCTTCGTCTACATCGGGCACGCTACCTG TGGGGGTCGGTTTGAAATCCGTTGACGTGGCTTCACGGCAG TTTTTAAACAGATGCTACATAACGGAGCGGGACCTCACTGGTGAGGAGATGAAGGTGCAGTCACCAACCTGGAAGTCAGAGTTTTTAGCTATGAAGGAACAGGAACCACCAGACTCTTGGGATATGGAGTTTTCTGATCCTCCAGCATCTTCCAAAACAGTGTTACAGAAGCCTTGGAAAGGAGCAACAGGGTTCATCCCCAAATCAGTAGTCACTGTGAGGTCTGCTGCTGAGAGCAAACAG AAACGGCAGCTGAAAAATAAAGGAAGCCAAGGCTCAAAATCA GATGGTGAGATTAAGAAGGCTGTACCTGTGGAGGTCTTTAACTCTCCATCCTCTCTGGCTAAAGATCCTGCCTTGCGCAGACAGCAGCTGGATCACCTGATGGACCAGATCACTGGCTCTTTCAGCTTTATTCAG GACTCTTTGTTGGATGGAGAAGCCACGCCCGGAAACGGTCGAAGCAGAGCGCTGCGTCTATCTCCTGGCTCCTCCCCTCTTG CTCTGAGAGAACAGAAGATGATCCCAGCAGATATCATGCCACCACCTCAGAAT TCGACTCCTATTCATGGCCACCAGCATTCTGGAGATGCCCAAAGCCCTCTGTCTAATGGAGATCAGCTCACCGACACCTCAGACCTGAAGCTGCACTCTGAAGATGGACCACAC ACAGCAAAGCAGCCACTCTCTAATGGAGAAGTTCCCACGAATGTTCTGGCACAGACCTTCACCCCTCCACCCAGCAGACGATCTCTACCTGCAACCAGCACCGCGTCCTTCAGCAGCCTGCACTCC GTGTTTAGCGGCGAGGTTCCTATGACCAGGAGCTCAGAAGTGAAAACTGGTGAAAGTGGCTTTTTAGGGTCAGTGTGTCTGAGTTACAGTACACCAAGCACGCTAAGCCACTCCACCGCTAGCACACAGACCCCCCCGGAGCTCAGCCTGCCGCAAGACGACCTGCAGATGG AGAGTGCATACCTGTCAGAAAGCGACATCAGTGCAACCAGTCAGGTTTATTCATCTCCTGGTCCAAATTCCGCCCCTCAGTCTCAGTCTAGTCTTGTGCAGCATTATTACCCCCGCAGTACGCTCAGAGGTATGACACATGGTGCAAGAGgactctctcactcctcacttCGCTCACCTGGGGCTTCTAGAG gtgGCTATGAGGTGCACAGAGTAAATATACGTGCCCCCGGAGGAGGCTTCAGTGCCCACTCCCACCGTGAGCCTGGATCTGCTCTCTACACCTCCCAG GAAAATGGGTATCAGACAAGTCATAAACGTACTGGAGGCACAGCAGCTCGGAGAAACAGCTCAGTTG gTTGGAGCGACTCCTCCCAGGTGAGCAGCCCAGACCGTGAGGGCACCTACATAATCGACTCTGCTCATGGTGACACTCTGACCATCACGGCTTCTGGCATGCCCATCACTGGCCCTCCTCCTCACGCCCTGATGCCTGTGTACCCGCAAATTCGTGTGGCCTTTTCAGCAGCCCGTGCCACCAACTTGGCCCCAGGCACTCTGGACCAGCCCATTGCCTTCGATCTTCTCCACAGCAATTTAGGTGGTGCATTTGATGCACCCTCTGGTCACTTTTCCTGTCCGGCAGCAGGCACATATGTCTTCTTTTTCCACATCCTTAAGCTGGCCATCAGTGTGCCACTTTACGTCAATCTGATGCGCAATGATGAGGTCGTAGCTTCGGCGTACGCCAACGACGGTGCACCTGACCATGAGACGGCCAGCAACCACGCTGTCCTGCCTCTGCGTGTCGGCGATCACATCTGGCTACGCCTCCACCGTGGCGCCATCTACGGTAGTAGCTGGAAGTACAGCACCTTCTCAGGCTTCCTGCTCTACCCGGATTGA
- the caprin2 gene encoding caprin-2 isoform X1, which yields MRETRTMVQLFSVRSSDATALSESTEERDGGLDGSPSAGSPHSLTALQLALNPSAAVYHGYETYIEDGLICLKHKIRNIEKKKLKLEGYRMRLENGETLNQDQMDAVGRYEEVVHNLTFAKELQKTLCTLTQDLLKAQRKAMRREQVQRAEEEQRRLSVMLQVQYVLCSLQRHDVRKTFSTCEHARLLSAQEVEKLLNLASLLACKRDESMRLEDQMEQASLVYLDLLDGIDKPVAGSTYKWLKEKLLSLVDSGLFDRIPEPEKDTKKSDEEQTPDASSTSGTLPVGVGLKSVDVASRQFLNRCYITERDLTGEEMKVQSPTWKSEFLAMKEQEPPDSWDMEFSDPPASSKTVLQKPWKGATGFIPKSVVTVRSAAESKQKRQLKNKGSQGSKSDGEIKKAVPVEVFNSPSSLAKDPALRRQQLDHLMDQITGSFSFIQDSLLDGEATPGNGRSRALRLSPGSSPLALREQKMIPADIMPPPQNSTPIHGHQHSGDAQSPLSNGDQLTDTSDLKLHSEDGPHTAKQPLSNGEVPTNVLAQTFTPPPSRRSLPATSTASFSSLHSVFSGEVPMTRSSEVKTGESGFLGSVCLSYSTPSTLSHSTASTQTPPELSLPQDDLQMESAYLSESDISATSQVYSSPGPNSAPQSQSSLVQHYYPRSTLRGMTHGARGLSHSSLRSPGASRGGYEVHRVNIRAPGGGFSAHSHREPGSALYTSQENGYQTSHKRTGGTAARRNSSVAGWSDSSQVSSPDREGTYIIDSAHGDTLTITASGMPITGPPPHALMPVYPQIRVAFSAARATNLAPGTLDQPIAFDLLHSNLGGAFDAPSGHFSCPAAGTYVFFFHILKLAISVPLYVNLMRNDEVVASAYANDGAPDHETASNHAVLPLRVGDHIWLRLHRGAIYGSSWKYSTFSGFLLYPD from the exons ATGAG AGAGACACGGACCATGGTTCAGCTGTTCTCGGTTCGATCCTCGGACGCCACGGCTCTCTCCGAGTCGACGGAAGAAAGGGATGGCGGGCTGGATGGCAGCCCGAGTGCAGGATCTCCTCACTCGCTCACAGCCCTGCAGCTCGCCCTGAACCCCTCAGCCGCCGTCTACCACGGATACGAGACCTACATCGAAGATGGGCTCATCTGCCTCAAGCACAAGATCCGCAACATCGAGAAAAAGAAG CTCAAGCTGGAAGGCTACCGAATGCGGCTGGAGAATGGTGAAACGCTGAATCAAGACCAAATG GATGCGGTAGGGAGGTATGAAGAAGTGGTTCACAACCTGACGTTTGCCAAAGAGTTACAGAAAACCCTCTGCACTCTCACTCAGGAT CTGTTGAAGGCTCAGAGGAAGGCCATGCGGCGTGAGCAGGTCCAGAGGGCTGAGGAGGAACAGAGGCGTTTAAGTGTGATGCTTCAGGTGCAGTACGTCCTCTGCAGCCTCCAGAGACACGACGTTAGGAAAACCTTCAGCACGTGTGAACATGCTCGCCTCCTGTCTGCACAGGAAGTAGAGAAGCTGCTGAACTTGGCTTCGTTGTTGGCCTGCAAACGGGATGAGAGCATGAG ATTAGAGGATCAGATGGAACAGGCCTCCCTTGTTTACTTGGACCTACTGGATGGCATTGACAAACCAGTTGCTGGCTCAACAT ATAAATGGCTGAAGGAAAAGCTGCTCAGTCTGGTGGACTCTGGTTTATTTGATCGCATCCCAGAGCCTGAAAAAGACACCAAGAAGAGCGACGAGGAACAGACTCCTGATGCTTCGTCTACATCGGGCACGCTACCTG TGGGGGTCGGTTTGAAATCCGTTGACGTGGCTTCACGGCAG TTTTTAAACAGATGCTACATAACGGAGCGGGACCTCACTGGTGAGGAGATGAAGGTGCAGTCACCAACCTGGAAGTCAGAGTTTTTAGCTATGAAGGAACAGGAACCACCAGACTCTTGGGATATGGAGTTTTCTGATCCTCCAGCATCTTCCAAAACAGTGTTACAGAAGCCTTGGAAAGGAGCAACAGGGTTCATCCCCAAATCAGTAGTCACTGTGAGGTCTGCTGCTGAGAGCAAACAG AAACGGCAGCTGAAAAATAAAGGAAGCCAAGGCTCAAAATCA GATGGTGAGATTAAGAAGGCTGTACCTGTGGAGGTCTTTAACTCTCCATCCTCTCTGGCTAAAGATCCTGCCTTGCGCAGACAGCAGCTGGATCACCTGATGGACCAGATCACTGGCTCTTTCAGCTTTATTCAG GACTCTTTGTTGGATGGAGAAGCCACGCCCGGAAACGGTCGAAGCAGAGCGCTGCGTCTATCTCCTGGCTCCTCCCCTCTTG CTCTGAGAGAACAGAAGATGATCCCAGCAGATATCATGCCACCACCTCAGAAT TCGACTCCTATTCATGGCCACCAGCATTCTGGAGATGCCCAAAGCCCTCTGTCTAATGGAGATCAGCTCACCGACACCTCAGACCTGAAGCTGCACTCTGAAGATGGACCACAC ACAGCAAAGCAGCCACTCTCTAATGGAGAAGTTCCCACGAATGTTCTGGCACAGACCTTCACCCCTCCACCCAGCAGACGATCTCTACCTGCAACCAGCACCGCGTCCTTCAGCAGCCTGCACTCC GTGTTTAGCGGCGAGGTTCCTATGACCAGGAGCTCAGAAGTGAAAACTGGTGAAAGTGGCTTTTTAGGGTCAGTGTGTCTGAGTTACAGTACACCAAGCACGCTAAGCCACTCCACCGCTAGCACACAGACCCCCCCGGAGCTCAGCCTGCCGCAAGACGACCTGCAGATGG AGAGTGCATACCTGTCAGAAAGCGACATCAGTGCAACCAGTCAGGTTTATTCATCTCCTGGTCCAAATTCCGCCCCTCAGTCTCAGTCTAGTCTTGTGCAGCATTATTACCCCCGCAGTACGCTCAGAGGTATGACACATGGTGCAAGAGgactctctcactcctcacttCGCTCACCTGGGGCTTCTAGAG gtgGCTATGAGGTGCACAGAGTAAATATACGTGCCCCCGGAGGAGGCTTCAGTGCCCACTCCCACCGTGAGCCTGGATCTGCTCTCTACACCTCCCAG GAAAATGGGTATCAGACAAGTCATAAACGTACTGGAGGCACAGCAGCTCGGAGAAACAGCTCAGTTG caggTTGGAGCGACTCCTCCCAGGTGAGCAGCCCAGACCGTGAGGGCACCTACATAATCGACTCTGCTCATGGTGACACTCTGACCATCACGGCTTCTGGCATGCCCATCACTGGCCCTCCTCCTCACGCCCTGATGCCTGTGTACCCGCAAATTCGTGTGGCCTTTTCAGCAGCCCGTGCCACCAACTTGGCCCCAGGCACTCTGGACCAGCCCATTGCCTTCGATCTTCTCCACAGCAATTTAGGTGGTGCATTTGATGCACCCTCTGGTCACTTTTCCTGTCCGGCAGCAGGCACATATGTCTTCTTTTTCCACATCCTTAAGCTGGCCATCAGTGTGCCACTTTACGTCAATCTGATGCGCAATGATGAGGTCGTAGCTTCGGCGTACGCCAACGACGGTGCACCTGACCATGAGACGGCCAGCAACCACGCTGTCCTGCCTCTGCGTGTCGGCGATCACATCTGGCTACGCCTCCACCGTGGCGCCATCTACGGTAGTAGCTGGAAGTACAGCACCTTCTCAGGCTTCCTGCTCTACCCGGATTGA